GATCAATCGTGAAGAAAATGAGTTAGCGATATCGGGGAGTAGTATACCGGTAGTACATACGCTTCGGGTGCGTAGAGATCGGGTTCGATTCCCGGCTCCCCGACCAGATTAAAATTATCCAGTAGCTGAAAATCTGAAGGTTCTTTAACAAGGTACATAAAAAAGGAGGTGTCAAAATGAGCGATGCTTTTAGCGATATTGCTCAAGACCAAAGAAGGGCGGAAGCAATTAACGAGTATCTCAGAGTACTGGTGGCGTATCTGAATAAGAAATTGCCGGTTAGAGAGGTGAAAAAGAAAGCGAAAATCGTCAGCGGCGGATCTTCCGGATATTTCAGCGGCCCGGTTGATTTTATTTCCGGGTTAAGCGAAACCTTACGCAACCTGAAGAACGGCGATAAAGAAACATGGGCTAAATTGCTGTTTAGATTTTGGGAGAGTTGTTATTTTTTTGAGCTTTACGGCCTTTCACCGTGGAATGGGAAAACCTTGATTCGCGTTGATTATGGTATGCATTTTGTCAATGTTAAAAGTCATCCTGCCGGCTGGATCGCGGAAGAAGTGATAAATAAAATAATCAGCGAGAAGGATTGGTTGACTTATGACGGCGACGATTATCTGATTGTTCTAGGCGAACCACGCGAAGCATTTTGGGTTGGCAATTCGACTTTTTTTGGGTGTAGCGATGGGCGCTACGGAAGTTTGACAAAGCCCAGAGAAAGAAAACGATGGACCGGCAACGGAACTATGCGACAAAGAGCTGAATTCTGCGGCCAAAAAATTAGGAAGAGGTGAGAAGAATCGCTATTTGTTTTATCCCCGTGCGAAATACGCACGGGGATTTTTTATTGCCTAAAATGCTACAATAACGATATGGTAGAAAACCCAACCCAAACAAAAGTATCTCCAAAACATGTTTTTCTTCATCTGTTCGCCATTATTATGCTTTATGTAAGCACGGCAAATTTTCTCACGCTTATTTTCCAATACATAAACATTTTACTGCCGGACAAGCTTTCCCAAATCGGATATCAAGCATCTTATCATTCCGATTTAATAAGATTCGCGATTTCTTCCGTTATAATTGTTTTTCCGGCCTTAATTTTAATTTCCTGGCTTTTGAACAAAAATTATAAAAAAGAACCGGCGGTGCGGGAAATGAAAAGCAGAAAATGGCTTATTTATTTCACTCTTTTTCTGGCGGGCCTTGTTATCGTTGGCGATTTTATAAGCATCATCTGGAATTTTATGGGAGGCGAAATTACATTCCGATTTATTTTGAAATCTCTCTCGGTCCTTTTTGTGAGCGGTTTGATTTTCGGATATTACCTCTGGGATATCAGAAGGGAATTCCCGGCAAAAAATGCTAAATTAAAATATTTTGTCTGGTCTCTTTCCGCGCTTGTTGCGATTGTTGTCATTGCGGGATTTTTTATAATTGGCTCACCGCAACAAGAAAGAATAAGGCGTTTTGACCAACAGCGGGTTTATGATTTGCAAAGCGTTCAAAACGAAATCGTTAATTATTGGGTTAACAAAAGAATTCTTCCGCAAAATCTTTCTATTTTAGAAGATCCAATCACCGGCTACAAAGTGCCGACTGACCCGCAAACTGACAGCC
This DNA window, taken from bacterium, encodes the following:
- a CDS encoding DUF5671 domain-containing protein, whose translation is MVENPTQTKVSPKHVFLHLFAIIMLYVSTANFLTLIFQYINILLPDKLSQIGYQASYHSDLIRFAISSVIIVFPALILISWLLNKNYKKEPAVREMKSRKWLIYFTLFLAGLVIVGDFISIIWNFMGGEITFRFILKSLSVLFVSGLIFGYYLWDIRREFPAKNAKLKYFVWSLSALVAIVVIAGFFIIGSPQQERIRRFDQQRVYDLQSVQNEIVNYWVNKRILPQNLSILEDPITGYKVPTDPQTDSQYEYILKGDETSFSAFANTFELCAIFGLPSDSQNLGAAPTKPVGGGYSQNWDHIAGRVCFERKIDPQLYPPQK